One region of Streptomyces sp. CG4 genomic DNA includes:
- a CDS encoding MBL fold metallo-hydrolase has product MTGLRSSGSGLRALRPTAFGADPSGERLARIRRSPHFKDGVFQNPGGAARTRPSGSPLDLAKAFLDKDTRPLRAPEGTVPVHPTTFADLARPPATGLRLTWMGHSSVLAEIDGHRVLFDPVWGERCSPFPFAGPRRLHPVPLPLAALGEVDVVVISHDHYDHLDLPTIKALAGTDTVFAVPLGVGAHLEHWGVSADRLHEVDWHESTRIGGLTLTATPARHFCGRGLRNTQHTLWSSWVVAGEEHRIYHSGDTGYFDGFKEIGAAHGPFDATMIQIGAYSEFWPKNHTDSTPLPGAWPDIHMNPSQGVQSHLDLQQGRPSGVMLPIHWGTFNLSIHPWAEPGEWTLAAAGAVGQAVAVPTPGQPFEPAGVLPAHPWWRDVSQPLNRKWPVPEVTPVAPRDDLDLVGEG; this is encoded by the coding sequence GCGTTCGGCGCGGACCCGAGCGGTGAGCGCCTGGCACGCATCCGCCGCTCCCCCCACTTCAAGGACGGGGTCTTCCAGAACCCGGGCGGTGCGGCCCGCACCCGCCCCTCCGGCTCACCGCTGGACCTCGCCAAGGCGTTCCTCGACAAGGACACCCGGCCGCTGCGCGCCCCGGAAGGCACCGTCCCGGTGCACCCCACGACCTTCGCCGACCTGGCCAGACCGCCCGCCACGGGACTGCGACTGACCTGGATGGGCCACTCCAGCGTCCTCGCGGAGATCGACGGCCACCGCGTGCTGTTCGACCCGGTCTGGGGCGAGCGCTGCTCCCCGTTCCCCTTCGCCGGCCCCAGACGGCTGCACCCCGTGCCGCTGCCGCTGGCCGCGCTCGGCGAGGTCGACGTGGTCGTCATCTCGCACGACCACTACGACCACCTGGACCTGCCCACGATCAAGGCGCTGGCCGGCACGGACACCGTGTTCGCCGTGCCGCTCGGCGTCGGCGCACACCTCGAACACTGGGGCGTCTCCGCGGACCGGCTGCACGAGGTGGACTGGCACGAGTCCACCCGGATCGGCGGGCTCACCCTCACCGCCACCCCGGCCCGCCACTTCTGCGGTCGGGGCCTGCGCAACACCCAGCACACCCTCTGGTCGTCCTGGGTCGTCGCCGGCGAGGAGCACCGGATCTACCACAGCGGTGACACCGGCTACTTCGACGGCTTCAAGGAGATCGGTGCGGCCCACGGCCCGTTCGACGCCACGATGATCCAGATCGGCGCTTACAGCGAGTTCTGGCCCAAGAACCACACGGATTCCACGCCGCTGCCGGGCGCGTGGCCGGACATCCACATGAACCCCTCGCAGGGCGTCCAGAGCCACCTTGACCTGCAGCAAGGCCGGCCGAGCGGGGTCATGCTGCCGATCCACTGGGGAACATTCAATCTCTCGATCCATCCCTGGGCCGAGCCGGGGGAGTGGACGCTGGCCGCAGCCGGCGCGGTCGGACAGGCGGTCGCCGTCCCTACTCCGGGCCAGCCCTTCGAGCCCGCTGGGGTTCTCCCCGCGCACCCCTGGTGGCGGGATGTGTCCCAGCCGCTGAACCGCAAGTGGCCCGTTCCGGAGGTCACTCCGGTGGCGCCCCGGGACGACCTCGACCTTGTGGGCGAGGGCTGA